A genome region from Anastrepha ludens isolate Willacy chromosome 3, idAnaLude1.1, whole genome shotgun sequence includes the following:
- the LOC128859233 gene encoding 60S ribosomal protein L17 → MGRYSREPENATKSCKARGPNLRVHFKNTHETAQAIKRMPLRRAQRFLKSVIEQKECVPFRRFNGGVGRCAQAKQWKTTQGRWPKKSAEFLLQLLRNAEANADCKGLDVDRLVIDHIQVNRAQCLRRRTYRAHGRINPYMSSPCHVEVILTEKEAIVSKASENEPAKKKLSKKKMQRQKEKMMRSE, encoded by the exons ATGGGACGGTACTCGCGGGAGCCAGAGAATGCCACAAAATCGTGCAAGGCGCGCGGACCCAATCTACGTGTGCACTTCAAG AACACTCATGAAACTGCCCAGGCTATCAAACGCATGCCTCTGCGTCGTGCCCAGCGTTTCTTGAAATCTGTCATCGAACAAAAGGAGTGTGTTCCCTTCCGTCGCTTCAACGGTGGTGTTGGTCGTTGCGCACAAGCTAAGCAATGGAAAACTACCCAGGGTCGCTGGCCAAAGAAATCGGCTGAATTCCTCTTGCAGCTCCTACGTAATGCCGAAGCCAATGCTGACTGCAAAGGTCTCGATGTCGATCGTCTGGTTATCGATCACATTCAAGTGAACCGCGCGCAATGTCTGCGTCGCCGCACATACCGTGCTCACGGTCGTATCAACCCCTACATGTCGTCGCCATGCCACGTTGAGGTAATCCTCACCGAAAAGGAAGCGATCGTGTCCAAGGCGTCTGAAAATGAGCCAGCCAAGAAAAAACTGTCGAAGAAGAAGATGCAGCGACAAAAAGAGAAGATGATGCGTTCCGAATAG